One Edaphobacter flagellatus genomic region harbors:
- a CDS encoding DUF4082 domain-containing protein, whose product MREIVANGPGPQTIWTPSTVPATPDVNDYTGAVNLGVRFQSASAGTISGIRFYKTTTNTGTHTATLYDNTGTVLAQATFSNETGSGWQEVDFPPVNIAANTTYVAAYHTTNGHYSVNSSYFNSSFSNGQQLTALANGTDGSNGVYLYGDSVAFPTQTYNENNYWVDVVFNIPGGIPPWAASNLQGQAISSERAKLTWTASPDDPTGVGYYVYRNAVLAGTTSGTSYIDIGLSSNTAYAYSVVAFNGYGQSATTSSTSVTTPNNYMPANLVNFFPVGPDSQPTSLLSAWAARGANALIRTPQGLSTTDWTTWNTTADSLGFKYIRDPDPTTPANDIGKPNLLAWHQADEPETSSPVISASAIVNQYNSWKQVDPTRAVSLNFNGGSLIDQQGGYCDLTCYASYLQGADWAMSDIYPVSGWNQPNSLAWVGQSVDTLYSLAPNKPIMQFIEVAYQNLPWCGQSCQAPTPEQFRGEFWDAIIHGARGVFIFPEQPYNPFIFDNTTPSMDAEITTQFNTAKTLGSVLQGTINPIGMAATVSSPLEVSWRNYNGHQYIFVLNASYNAKSGQTIVLTGIGSATQATVYGESRTVPISSGVITDDFGPHAIHIYQIN is encoded by the coding sequence ATGCGCGAAATTGTCGCCAATGGTCCAGGCCCACAAACGATCTGGACTCCGTCCACAGTGCCTGCAACTCCTGACGTGAATGATTACACCGGCGCTGTTAACCTTGGTGTACGCTTTCAATCTGCTAGCGCGGGCACCATCAGCGGTATTCGTTTTTATAAGACGACGACGAATACAGGCACACACACAGCAACTCTGTACGATAACACTGGTACCGTTCTTGCTCAGGCTACCTTCAGCAATGAGACGGGATCCGGCTGGCAAGAGGTGGACTTCCCTCCGGTGAACATCGCTGCAAATACCACCTATGTCGCGGCTTACCATACGACGAACGGGCATTACTCAGTCAATAGCAGCTACTTCAACTCCAGCTTCTCCAATGGTCAGCAATTGACAGCGCTTGCAAATGGAACCGATGGCTCCAATGGGGTTTACCTCTATGGCGACAGCGTCGCCTTTCCGACACAAACCTACAATGAGAACAATTACTGGGTTGACGTGGTATTCAATATACCCGGTGGAATACCTCCCTGGGCGGCAAGCAACCTTCAAGGTCAGGCAATCAGTTCGGAGCGAGCGAAGCTAACCTGGACAGCAAGTCCCGATGATCCAACCGGTGTCGGCTATTACGTCTATCGAAATGCTGTTCTTGCAGGAACGACAAGCGGAACTTCATATATCGACATTGGCCTCTCCTCAAACACGGCGTACGCCTACTCTGTCGTAGCGTTCAACGGCTACGGTCAGTCGGCGACAACAAGCAGTACTTCCGTGACGACGCCGAACAATTACATGCCGGCCAATCTGGTTAATTTCTTTCCGGTTGGCCCAGATAGCCAGCCAACTTCGCTTCTGTCTGCCTGGGCAGCCCGCGGAGCCAATGCATTGATTCGGACGCCGCAAGGTCTCAGCACCACGGACTGGACCACCTGGAACACTACCGCTGATTCACTGGGATTCAAATATATTCGGGACCCCGATCCCACCACTCCGGCAAACGACATTGGCAAGCCAAATCTGCTTGCCTGGCATCAGGCAGACGAACCTGAAACTTCAAGTCCGGTGATCTCTGCAAGCGCAATCGTGAATCAGTACAACTCGTGGAAGCAAGTTGATCCAACACGCGCCGTTTCTCTCAACTTCAATGGGGGATCTTTAATCGACCAGCAGGGAGGGTATTGTGACCTCACTTGCTATGCGTCTTATCTTCAAGGTGCAGATTGGGCTATGAGCGATATCTATCCTGTTTCGGGCTGGAATCAGCCGAACAGTTTAGCTTGGGTAGGCCAATCCGTTGATACTCTCTACAGCCTGGCTCCTAACAAACCAATCATGCAGTTCATCGAGGTCGCGTACCAGAACCTCCCCTGGTGCGGCCAATCTTGCCAAGCTCCAACTCCGGAACAGTTTCGCGGAGAGTTCTGGGATGCCATCATCCATGGTGCGCGAGGCGTCTTCATCTTTCCCGAACAACCTTACAATCCATTCATCTTCGACAATACGACACCCAGCATGGATGCCGAAATAACAACACAATTTAATACGGCCAAGACCCTTGGGAGTGTCCTTCAAGGCACAATCAATCCCATTGGAATGGCTGCAACGGTATCGTCACCACTTGAGGTTTCGTGGCGAAACTACAACGGTCATCAGTACATCTTTGTGCTCAATGCTTCGTACAACGCGAAGAGTGGGCAGACGATCGTTCTTACCGGAATAGGTTCGGCAACCCAGGCGACGGTGTATGGCGAATCCCGCACGGTTCCGATCTCGAGCGGTGTGATCACAGATGACTTCGGACCTCACGCAATACACATCTACCAAATCAACTAA
- a CDS encoding amidohydrolase family protein — MRRVSLCLNLPVAIALFSAVAFAASPVTKTITVNEGTDMQVTVSPDRKTILADIQGLIFSIPASGGTGKQLTQPVQEASHPDWSSKGDLVALQCYAGGTFHIWTMKPNGSGLKRVTTGHGDDREPRLSPDGTTIAFSSDRAFKGSYDIWTVKIDGSDLKQITNSAADEYEPNWSHDGKRLVFVSGTGIQARSIEMADLGTGQHTTIASVDPMKARVNVPSFSPDDSQIAYVQFDGTGLFLNKSHLVVASSMVTTTPVYTGKSDDAFPFPATWLSTSELIYTGGGKILRANLAAGTETAIPFTAAIPNIRPQYPHKHYDFDETSSHAVKGIYAPVLSPDGKQVAFVALNQLYLMTIGQAPVALTHDAFYKQGPMFSADGKWLVYVSDRDGIENVYVHDMSSVNTTGDKRIAPSESAQIMPAWSPDGKQIAFQDQTGATLLADVATGKISQLAPSTFFPGRAAFAPKGNTVAIATINPYTKRFREGTSDFLMVDVATKATKFYSPSPYESVTTRTEDGPIYAPNGKEIAFVFRDLLYTMPVDANGHPSGPAAKLNDETTDAPTWSGDSSRILYLSNGKLRLIERATGKITPVPVDLTYAQAKPQQKLLIHAGRFWKGSGAEELKDVDVLITDNRITSVKPHSPTPPEGVTKTIEALDSTVMPGLFENHVHADSDNGIYYGDRMGRLWLIYGITELRGIADNAYRALEHKESYIAGAATGPRIFTTGEAVDGERVYYPMMIATTSEEQLHREFDRLKALDFDFVKLYVRLPYGWAKEGIEYAHSEMGVETASHYLLPAVALGEDGMSHLSATARTGWAYSRSLTGRSYGDVQKLLAESGMWTISTTFSQAPYADDPGMATDPRQSVAPPWENKRLRTAVETATHTDIAPMIDHLKDEEAVVSGTYRKGGIILAGTDSPLDIPATSLHLNLRAQVKYGHMEPWQALETATSLPAKAYGLTKDLGTLEPGRLADLIIVAGDPLKNIDDVARVQCVAKNGKLESVASIMAPFAKSGIGESICPMH; from the coding sequence ATGCGTCGTGTTTCACTCTGCCTGAATTTGCCGGTTGCCATTGCTTTGTTCTCTGCCGTAGCGTTTGCTGCGTCCCCGGTCACGAAGACAATTACGGTGAACGAAGGCACGGATATGCAGGTAACTGTATCGCCTGATCGCAAGACGATCCTTGCTGATATTCAAGGGCTGATCTTTTCGATTCCAGCTTCAGGGGGGACGGGGAAGCAGCTAACACAGCCGGTGCAGGAGGCATCGCATCCTGACTGGTCTTCGAAAGGAGACCTGGTGGCACTGCAGTGCTATGCCGGGGGCACATTTCACATCTGGACGATGAAGCCCAATGGCAGCGGGCTAAAACGGGTGACGACAGGGCATGGTGATGATCGGGAGCCTCGGCTCTCGCCTGATGGAACGACCATTGCATTCTCTTCCGATCGTGCTTTTAAAGGCTCATATGATATCTGGACCGTAAAGATAGACGGTAGCGATCTGAAGCAGATCACGAACTCAGCGGCGGACGAGTATGAGCCGAACTGGTCGCATGATGGGAAGCGGCTGGTCTTTGTTTCGGGGACAGGCATACAGGCTAGGTCGATCGAGATGGCGGACCTGGGTACGGGGCAGCACACGACGATCGCTTCGGTCGATCCAATGAAGGCACGTGTCAATGTGCCGAGTTTTTCACCTGATGATTCACAAATCGCTTATGTGCAATTCGATGGTACGGGACTTTTTCTGAATAAGAGCCACCTTGTAGTTGCTTCATCGATGGTGACAACGACACCGGTATATACAGGAAAGTCGGACGACGCCTTTCCATTTCCTGCGACGTGGTTATCGACTTCGGAGCTGATCTATACAGGGGGAGGTAAGATTCTTCGCGCAAACCTTGCAGCGGGAACGGAGACGGCAATTCCGTTTACGGCAGCAATTCCGAATATCCGTCCGCAGTATCCGCACAAGCACTATGACTTCGATGAAACTTCATCACATGCGGTGAAAGGTATCTATGCTCCGGTGCTCTCTCCTGATGGCAAGCAGGTTGCGTTTGTTGCGCTCAATCAACTCTATCTGATGACAATTGGGCAGGCTCCTGTCGCACTGACGCATGATGCGTTTTACAAGCAAGGGCCAATGTTTTCGGCTGATGGTAAGTGGCTGGTATATGTTTCTGATCGTGACGGGATCGAGAATGTCTACGTCCACGATATGTCGAGTGTGAATACGACAGGAGACAAGCGCATTGCGCCGAGTGAGAGCGCACAGATTATGCCCGCATGGTCTCCTGATGGGAAACAGATTGCGTTTCAGGATCAAACAGGAGCAACGCTGTTGGCCGATGTGGCTACGGGCAAGATATCCCAGCTTGCTCCTTCGACGTTCTTTCCTGGACGCGCTGCGTTTGCTCCCAAGGGCAACACGGTTGCCATCGCTACGATCAACCCTTACACGAAGAGATTTCGTGAGGGCACAAGTGATTTTCTGATGGTGGACGTCGCCACGAAGGCTACGAAGTTTTACTCGCCGTCGCCTTATGAGTCGGTAACGACGCGCACGGAGGATGGGCCGATCTATGCACCGAATGGGAAGGAGATCGCATTTGTCTTTCGCGATCTTCTGTATACGATGCCGGTGGATGCGAATGGGCATCCGTCTGGGCCAGCGGCGAAGCTGAATGATGAGACGACGGATGCGCCTACATGGTCAGGTGATTCGTCGAGAATTCTGTATCTGTCGAATGGCAAGTTGCGACTGATCGAGCGCGCGACCGGTAAGATTACGCCGGTGCCCGTCGATCTGACGTACGCACAGGCGAAGCCGCAGCAGAAGCTGTTGATCCATGCAGGCAGGTTCTGGAAGGGGAGCGGGGCGGAGGAACTGAAAGACGTCGATGTTCTGATTACAGACAATCGGATTACAAGCGTGAAGCCACACTCGCCGACTCCTCCTGAAGGTGTGACGAAGACGATTGAAGCGCTGGACTCGACCGTGATGCCCGGGTTGTTTGAGAACCACGTGCATGCCGATTCGGACAATGGCATCTACTATGGCGACCGTATGGGACGCCTGTGGCTGATCTACGGCATTACCGAGCTGCGCGGCATTGCCGACAACGCGTATCGGGCACTGGAGCATAAGGAGTCATACATTGCCGGGGCAGCTACAGGGCCGCGCATCTTTACAACAGGTGAGGCGGTAGACGGCGAGCGCGTGTACTACCCTATGATGATTGCGACGACGTCAGAGGAGCAGCTACATCGTGAGTTCGACCGACTGAAGGCGTTGGACTTCGATTTTGTGAAGCTCTATGTGCGTCTACCGTATGGGTGGGCGAAAGAAGGTATTGAATACGCGCATTCAGAAATGGGAGTGGAGACGGCGTCGCACTATCTGCTGCCTGCGGTTGCGCTGGGCGAGGATGGCATGAGTCATCTTTCGGCTACGGCTCGTACAGGCTGGGCGTATTCGCGCTCGTTGACGGGCCGCTCGTATGGCGATGTGCAGAAGCTACTGGCGGAGTCGGGGATGTGGACGATTTCCACGACATTTTCGCAGGCACCGTATGCAGATGACCCGGGGATGGCAACCGATCCGCGACAGAGTGTGGCTCCGCCATGGGAGAACAAGCGTCTGCGTACAGCCGTTGAGACGGCGACACACACGGATATCGCACCGATGATCGATCACCTGAAGGATGAAGAGGCTGTGGTATCGGGAACATATCGCAAGGGAGGAATAATTCTGGCGGGTACGGACTCGCCACTGGATATTCCTGCGACCAGTCTGCACTTGAACCTGCGTGCGCAGGTGAAATATGGGCATATGGAGCCGTGGCAGGCGCTGGAGACGGCAACGAGTCTTCCGGCGAAGGCGTACGGGCTGACAAAGGATCTGGGAACACTTGAACCAGGGCGTCTCGCCGATCTGATTATTGTTGCAGGCGATCCGCTGAAAAATATCGACGATGTTGCACGTGTCCAATGTGTGGCGAAGAACGGCAAGCTTGAATCGGTTGCTTCGATCATGGCTCCGTTTGCAAAGTCTGGCATTGGAGAGAGTATCTGCCCAATGCACTGA
- a CDS encoding TonB-dependent receptor, whose protein sequence is MKMVYRILFAFLFSFVMVSQSFAQQTGISGRVTDSQGAVIAGAAVEVRQVGGASFTTKTTDAGTYLIPSLVAGDYVVTVSASGFGSVRTKVTMLVGQTPDIQTVLPLASTNDTVVVRADDVAVDTTSSTVAGNITPDDVKDMPINGRNYMELAQLVPGVRVNAITNDTPLGNANSGKFQINLDGLQVTQDTADASFGQPRFSPDAISQFQIITNRFDATLGRSSGVYVNVQSKTGSDTIHGSVFGYFRNDAFNAADPIAHTVTALSDQQFGGTFGGPIKKNKLWYFGSYEGEHQTSSVPDTPVATNQTIVAPQTITVNEYLGRGDWQPTQKDRLFLRGNGFTFKNDNVVSSGNTDPSSFYYATRMNYGFLADWDRQISPKLVNDLHGGLSHFEWQNLPKYATIAITFSGVTNRPDGSSGGALTIGGPYNYPQIFYQNVQQYRDDVYYLTGKHSIKAGIEYMHTSHTGYFQQNVRGTVGAANCLPVNYKLAFPNGTTDPSSWNYTELNRACAQATFTQGAGNFNVDIPRNQIAFWVQDDWKLLAKLTVNLGVRYDNDIGAFAPSLKLNNGLLTPKTGDNNNFAPRVGFNYDLFGSGRTVIRGGAGIYFADISANQTIDMQIFNGVASQQNSVTGTAASPLNLQNPFPSNITTPRQAVQPLGPNVVTPWSLQMTLGVQQQLDRKTVVSADYVHTRVYSEWVRLNANLIQNPNNPQFNLSPSVPYVVGTALNCPSGGVTPDANPLAGRPNVCAAAFTNVNQFFTPSNAGSIYDGLQLGVRHSLSHGFVGGVAYTYSRYKNNTESPFYYPNKPFVNGLHDEWANAQDDQRHTLTVNGNYEWKYGLSLSGLFHYGSGNAFPTTVGTGQPTGYAPSYNRTFGASVAPVPYTAAGNPVTSTTCALTATNCVRVYNNPSNNYLDSATGYWMTKRDAFYGRNVYRTDTRLQERHKFGDRYAGVVAVEAFNILNHSNYGSYVSTVTASNYGTPTQTTAAATGVPVEWRPRSLQFLARFEF, encoded by the coding sequence ATGAAGATGGTTTATCGTATCCTCTTTGCTTTTCTATTCTCCTTTGTCATGGTGTCGCAGAGCTTTGCACAGCAAACCGGAATCTCCGGTAGAGTGACAGATTCACAGGGAGCAGTGATCGCAGGTGCAGCGGTTGAGGTTCGTCAGGTTGGCGGCGCATCGTTTACGACAAAGACGACAGATGCAGGAACATACCTGATTCCGTCTTTGGTCGCCGGCGATTATGTGGTTACGGTGTCCGCTTCGGGGTTTGGATCGGTGCGGACGAAGGTGACGATGCTGGTGGGCCAGACGCCGGATATCCAGACGGTACTACCTCTGGCCAGCACGAACGATACGGTCGTGGTGCGCGCAGACGATGTTGCGGTGGATACAACATCGTCGACTGTGGCGGGCAATATTACGCCGGACGACGTGAAGGATATGCCGATCAACGGACGTAACTATATGGAGCTGGCGCAACTCGTTCCAGGCGTTCGCGTCAATGCAATTACGAACGATACGCCGCTCGGCAATGCGAATTCTGGAAAATTTCAGATCAACCTGGATGGATTGCAGGTGACGCAGGATACGGCGGATGCGAGCTTTGGGCAGCCGCGTTTTTCGCCGGACGCGATCTCGCAGTTTCAGATCATTACGAACCGGTTCGACGCAACGCTGGGGCGCTCGTCGGGTGTGTATGTGAATGTGCAGTCGAAGACGGGATCGGATACGATTCATGGCTCGGTGTTTGGGTACTTCCGCAATGATGCGTTCAATGCAGCTGATCCGATTGCACACACGGTGACGGCGCTGTCGGACCAGCAATTTGGCGGAACGTTCGGTGGGCCGATCAAGAAAAACAAGCTTTGGTACTTCGGATCGTATGAAGGTGAGCACCAGACATCGAGCGTCCCGGATACGCCGGTTGCGACGAACCAGACAATCGTGGCTCCGCAGACGATTACGGTGAATGAGTACCTGGGGAGAGGAGACTGGCAGCCAACGCAGAAGGACCGTCTATTCCTGCGTGGCAACGGTTTCACCTTCAAGAACGATAATGTAGTCTCGTCCGGCAACACGGATCCTTCAAGCTTCTATTATGCGACGCGTATGAATTATGGTTTCCTCGCTGACTGGGATCGCCAGATCAGCCCGAAACTGGTGAACGATCTGCACGGAGGGCTCAGCCACTTTGAGTGGCAGAACCTGCCCAAGTACGCGACGATTGCAATAACGTTTTCAGGGGTGACGAATCGTCCGGATGGATCATCGGGCGGTGCGCTGACGATTGGCGGACCGTATAACTATCCGCAGATTTTTTATCAGAACGTGCAGCAGTATCGCGATGATGTGTACTACCTGACGGGCAAGCATTCGATCAAGGCTGGCATCGAGTACATGCACACCTCGCATACCGGGTACTTCCAGCAGAATGTGCGCGGCACGGTAGGTGCGGCCAACTGTCTGCCTGTGAACTATAAGCTGGCATTTCCGAATGGCACGACGGATCCATCGAGTTGGAATTACACAGAGTTAAACAGAGCGTGCGCGCAGGCGACTTTTACGCAGGGAGCGGGCAACTTCAATGTGGATATTCCGCGTAATCAGATTGCGTTCTGGGTGCAGGACGATTGGAAGCTACTGGCGAAGCTAACTGTGAATTTAGGTGTTCGTTACGACAACGACATTGGCGCATTTGCGCCGAGCCTTAAGCTAAATAACGGCCTGCTTACGCCAAAGACTGGTGACAATAATAATTTTGCTCCGCGCGTGGGATTCAACTACGACCTGTTCGGGAGCGGGCGCACGGTGATCCGTGGTGGAGCTGGTATTTACTTCGCCGATATCTCAGCGAACCAGACGATCGATATGCAGATCTTCAACGGAGTGGCATCGCAGCAAAACTCGGTGACAGGTACGGCTGCGTCGCCGCTGAATCTGCAGAATCCGTTTCCGAGCAACATAACGACTCCACGGCAGGCTGTGCAGCCATTGGGGCCGAATGTGGTGACTCCGTGGTCGCTGCAAATGACGCTCGGTGTACAGCAGCAACTTGATCGTAAGACAGTGGTATCAGCCGATTATGTTCATACGCGTGTGTACAGCGAGTGGGTGAGATTGAACGCGAACCTGATTCAGAATCCTAACAATCCACAATTCAATCTGAGCCCGAGCGTGCCATATGTGGTTGGTACTGCGCTAAACTGCCCCAGCGGGGGGGTTACGCCGGACGCAAATCCTCTAGCCGGCAGGCCGAATGTATGTGCGGCCGCCTTTACGAACGTGAATCAATTCTTTACGCCGAGCAATGCGGGATCCATCTACGATGGGTTGCAGCTAGGCGTCAGGCACTCTTTATCGCATGGCTTTGTAGGTGGTGTGGCGTACACGTACTCGCGGTACAAGAACAATACGGAGTCCCCGTTCTATTACCCGAACAAACCGTTTGTGAATGGCCTGCATGACGAATGGGCAAATGCTCAAGATGATCAACGGCATACGCTGACAGTAAATGGCAACTATGAGTGGAAGTATGGACTGTCGTTATCAGGGCTATTCCACTATGGTTCCGGCAACGCCTTCCCGACAACGGTAGGCACAGGACAGCCAACAGGTTATGCTCCAAGCTACAACCGTACATTTGGAGCGAGTGTAGCACCTGTTCCATACACAGCAGCGGGTAATCCGGTTACGTCAACTACATGCGCATTGACGGCAACAAACTGTGTCCGTGTATACAACAATCCAAGCAATAACTATTTGGATAGTGCCACCGGCTATTGGATGACCAAACGCGATGCCTTCTATGGGCGTAATGTCTATCGGACCGATACGCGTTTGCAGGAGCGCCATAAGTTCGGCGATCGATATGCGGGGGTAGTGGCTGTTGAGGCTTTCAATATTTTGAATCACTCGAACTATGGCAGCTATGTTTCAACAGTGACTGCCAGCAACTATGGAACACCAACTCAGACAACTGCTGCAGCTACGGGTGTGCCGGTGGAGTGGCGCCCGCGGTCGTTGCAATTCCTTGCTCGATTTGAGTTCTAA
- a CDS encoding cohesin domain-containing protein, translated as MKSKKILLLAAALIFSGHTAFADAVLSVIYLPNSLTVGQQFTVSIDVTGPTVSHSGQTFPSDVADLDAFQFDLAFNCAVAGGNSTSCAPGSNILSALSVTEGSFLPNGGLNPTFFEPGAIDNSTGLISLIGDVGASGVTGSGTLVNITFQALQAGTTSIAILANNDLQFYDSNGNPIVIDDSVTTSPSKDTFPTNQSLSTTVTVAPVPEPPSGQLLLLGGSIFLLGLSLPRHHIQ; from the coding sequence ATGAAATCAAAAAAAATCCTTCTACTCGCAGCCGCACTCATCTTCTCGGGACACACAGCCTTCGCCGATGCCGTGCTCTCGGTGATTTACCTTCCGAACTCGCTTACCGTAGGCCAGCAATTTACCGTCAGCATCGATGTTACTGGTCCCACCGTGAGCCACAGCGGCCAGACCTTTCCATCCGATGTCGCCGATCTGGATGCCTTCCAATTCGATCTCGCCTTCAACTGCGCTGTTGCGGGGGGCAATTCCACCAGTTGCGCTCCTGGAAGCAACATTCTTAGTGCGCTCTCCGTCACAGAAGGGAGCTTCCTTCCGAATGGCGGTTTGAATCCTACCTTCTTTGAGCCTGGAGCCATCGACAACTCCACTGGTCTGATCTCGCTCATCGGCGATGTAGGAGCCTCTGGCGTAACCGGCAGCGGGACCCTCGTCAATATCACTTTTCAAGCGCTCCAGGCCGGAACAACCAGTATCGCAATCCTCGCCAACAACGACCTGCAGTTCTACGATTCCAATGGAAATCCGATCGTAATCGACGATTCCGTTACAACCTCACCCAGCAAAGACACCTTCCCCACCAACCAATCTCTCTCTACTACGGTAACTGTCGCTCCAGTCCCTGAGCCGCCTTCAGGACAACTTCTCCTCCTAGGTGGATCTATCTTTCTACTCGGCTTATCTCTGCCGAGACATCACATCCAATAA
- a CDS encoding dockerin type I domain-containing protein, producing MCAVHLTRVALTAVALLASPTLLCSQMQTYTPTHLRADGITPPQTLAGNVLKASPENPDCSHLSFGPHLTQTPDSTLESYVFLFNMHVVPDNDRCSATDRQRLEMKTEGASNPTPYQNYIVGHLGETVVHRWRFMLPSGFQPSYSFTHIHQIKAFDGDDGAPLITLTPRFGTPNTIQLLLVTSTIASPPAQTITLAQVPLDPFLGQWVEAYERITYGHTLEEGATTPGQYSLVINRLSDGATLLSYSNNDIDMWRVGTTVIRPKWGIYRSLDNAQQLRDEQVRFNNFCIAKVPDDCASESTLPDFSLTSTPVSTAVAPGSAISYALNLAPLNGFNQNVNLGLAGSNVVPGSSNTSAATNLTGLPAAASATFSSPAVAGGSGTSTLTIATSSATPPGSYTLVVNGLSADGYLSHVITLPLVVSGTPGDVNGNGAVDCSDQATVRAAFGKKVGQAGYNPSADFNGDGFVNVLDLQFVVQRLPAGTTCQ from the coding sequence ATGTGTGCCGTACATCTCACGCGGGTTGCGCTCACTGCTGTGGCCCTGCTTGCCAGCCCTACATTATTATGCTCGCAGATGCAAACGTATACACCGACGCATCTCCGGGCCGATGGAATCACGCCGCCGCAAACCCTTGCTGGTAATGTTCTGAAGGCATCACCAGAAAATCCAGACTGTAGCCATCTCAGCTTTGGCCCTCATCTCACTCAAACCCCCGACAGCACTTTGGAAAGCTATGTTTTCCTCTTCAACATGCACGTCGTCCCTGATAACGATCGCTGTTCCGCTACCGATCGTCAGCGGTTGGAGATGAAGACCGAAGGTGCTTCAAATCCAACGCCCTATCAGAACTACATCGTGGGCCATCTTGGCGAGACGGTCGTTCATCGCTGGAGATTCATGTTGCCTTCAGGGTTTCAGCCGTCATACAGTTTCACCCACATTCATCAGATTAAGGCCTTCGATGGCGATGACGGTGCGCCTCTCATCACTCTAACTCCTCGTTTTGGCACGCCAAACACGATACAGCTGCTACTGGTTACCTCAACCATCGCCAGTCCTCCAGCTCAGACCATCACACTCGCGCAAGTTCCGCTCGACCCTTTCCTTGGTCAATGGGTCGAAGCGTACGAGAGAATTACCTATGGTCATACTCTGGAAGAGGGCGCAACAACCCCTGGCCAGTACTCTCTCGTAATCAACCGGCTCAGTGATGGCGCCACTCTCTTGTCTTATTCGAATAACGATATCGACATGTGGCGTGTCGGAACTACGGTGATCCGGCCGAAGTGGGGAATCTACCGCAGCCTCGATAATGCGCAACAGCTTCGCGACGAGCAGGTGCGCTTCAATAACTTCTGCATCGCCAAAGTGCCCGATGACTGCGCCAGCGAATCTACCCTTCCAGATTTCTCTCTGACCTCGACTCCTGTGTCAACCGCTGTTGCTCCTGGAAGCGCGATCTCTTATGCTTTAAACCTTGCACCGCTTAATGGCTTCAATCAAAACGTCAACCTAGGCCTCGCCGGATCGAATGTAGTTCCCGGCTCGTCCAATACCTCGGCGGCCACCAATCTCACCGGACTTCCGGCGGCTGCTTCTGCAACGTTCAGCTCTCCGGCCGTCGCTGGCGGATCTGGTACGTCCACTCTGACCATCGCGACATCCTCCGCTACGCCTCCGGGCAGCTACACACTCGTCGTCAATGGACTCAGCGCCGATGGCTACCTCTCTCATGTCATCACCCTTCCACTTGTGGTCAGCGGAACTCCCGGAGACGTCAACGGCAATGGTGCCGTCGATTGCAGTGATCAGGCAACCGTACGAGCCGCCTTCGGCAAAAAGGTCGGGCAGGCAGGATATAACCCCAGCGCCGACTTCAACGGAGACGGTTTCGTTAACGTGCTTGATCTACAATTCGTCGTCCAGCGTCTGCCAGCCGGCACCACCTGCCAGTAG